The DNA window TGGCTCCATCCGGGAAGGTCACCGACATTGGTGAATCTATCAGGGAAGTACCCAAGGTTCTGGGGAGGCAGCCTTCAGCGCTTATTCTTGTCACAGATGGCGCCTCCAATGTGGGGGAGAATCCCCTGGGCGCTGCGACAGAGGCGGGCTTTCCCATCTACACTGTTGGTGTGGGCGAGGCTTCCATGAGAAGGGATGTGCTGGTGAGGATGATAAGAACAAATGAGATCGCATATACAGGAGACAGGGTTCCAGTAGAAGCTGACATCGAGTCAAAGGGGTTTAAGGATGAAAAGACGGTCGTTTCTATTTACGAAGGAAAGAAGCGGCTGGATGCGAAAGAGATCACTCTGTCGGGACAGAAACAGGAACAGTCGGTCACCTTTGACTTGAACCCGACGACCCCGGGGTTACACACCTATAGGATTGTTGTGGCCCCCCTCAAGGACGAACTGACTACAGACAACAATTCCCGTCCCTTCGCAATGCGGGTTCTCAAGTCAAAAATCAAGGTTCTGCTAATAGCGAGACCTTGCTGGGATGCGAAGTTTCTTTTGATCAGCTCTTCCGAAGACAAGAATGTGAGTATGAATCAGCTGCTGTTACTGGACAAAACGAGATACCTTCTCCTGAGCGGCAGCAGTGAGAATCCTGGCCGCCTTCCATCGAGCCACAGTGAGCTCTCAATGTATGATATCGTTGCGGTCCACAGTCCAGATAGAGGGCAGATCTCAGAAGGGCTGGGGAAACTCATCTCTGATTTTGTATCCTCTGATGGAAAAGGAGTACTCTTTCTGGGTGGTATGTCGAATCTTCCAAAGAACCTAGAGCCTTTGCTGCCAGTAGTCTTGGGGGGCCAGCTCAACAAACAGGTGAAACATCAGCCAACGGTCGAGGGGCTCGCGCACGCGACGACCTCACTCTCCGCGGACATGTATCAGAGCCAATCCACCTGGAAGGGCTTGCCTCCTGTGCAAGTTGAGGATAGAGCGGTAGGTCTCAAGTCTGGAGCCACTGCCCTGGCGGTCGACCCTGCTACAAAGACAGCTCAGGGACCTATGCCCACAATAGCCATAGAAAGGTTTGGGAGAGGAAAGACGATGTGCATTCTATCGAATGAGACCTGGAAGTGGTCTTTCATGCCCGTTGGACTCGGAAAGCCCAGCGCGGCTTACTCGAACCTTTTCTCCAATGTCTTTAGATGGTTGGTTGCGAGGCAGGAGATGGACAGGCTCCGGATAAGAACAGACAAGAATATCTACACCTCAGGTGAGACAGTGACGTTTCTGGTTGAAGTCTACGATGAAAACTACAGACCCGAAGACCGGGCCAATGTTAGAGTGAAGATATCAACCAAGGAGCCGATTGAACTGCCTCTGGCTGGAATGGGTAGAGGCAGATATGAGGGCGCTATCGATGCCCTTCCTCCTGGTCAGTTCACCTATAGGGCTGTTGCCTACAAGGACAAAGAGAAGATAGCAGAAGCCAGGGGAAAACTGGCCGTTGATGAACTCACCCTGGAGTTTACTGAGACCAGGATGAGAGAAGATGAACTGAAAGCGATTGCAAGTGCGAGCGGCGGCCTCTATTTCAGCCTGTCTGAAGCCAACCTTCTACCCGACAAACTTGCGCTCGAGACTGTCTCGGCGAAGAAGCGTTTGGAGTTTGACCTAAAAACCAGTCCCATACTATTCATTCTAGCTGTCGCCATATTTGGGACTGAGTGGTTTTGGCGTAAGCGGCGCGGACTCCCTTAGCACAGACGTACAAGGTACGAATTGCGAAGTACTAAGCGTTCTTTGTACTTTGCACTTTGTACTCCGTACTTTGTGAAGAGTCGTCCTTTGGAAAAAGTTACTTCAGGATAACCATCTTTTGCACATACGTGAATGTTCCTGCTTCCATCCTAAGGAAGTAGATGCCACTTGCGGTCGGGTTACTTCGACGATCTTTGCCGTCCCACGACAAACCATAGAATCCAGGTTCGAGAAGGTCATTCATCAGTGTTCTAACTTCATTCCCTGCAACATCAAAGACCTTCATGGTGACGGGGCTTCTTCTAGGAAGGGCGTAGGTGATCGTTGTGCGGAGGGAGAATGGATTGGGCCTGTTCTGAGAGAGACTGAACACTTTTGGCAAACGAGACCGCGCCAGCCTTTCCTCTATTCCAATAGTCTCGCAGTTGTAGAGTGTCTTGGAAAGAGAGTTGTTGCCTGTCAGCGTGTCTCCAGCAGCCGTTATGGTGACGGTCATAATGAAGGAGTCAGGGGACACAGGCGGCACCATCCATGGGATGAACATGATGAGGGTATCTTCACCAGGTCCCAGATCGAGGACTGTCCCGTAGCCGGTATAAGCATTACCGCCGGTTGTATCGATAGTACACACTGCAGCGATAGAATCCAGAACGAGAGTTCCCATGTTCCTGACTGTGGCTCGCACATTATACAATGAGCCAGGATAGACGGTGTCAGGCGGCGCATCTAGAGAGACGACCCCTGCATCAAAAGCATCCCCGGGACATGCGAGGATCAAGCTCCCCATTTTTCCGGGTACACACTGGCCTGTATCTGGAAAGCCGGCATTGGCGGGCCACCAGCCGATCCACAGGTACTCCGGGGGATCCGAACGGACATCCTCCACCGCGAGCCACAGCCCGATTGTATCACACGGAGAGGCCTGAATTCCAGCATAGCCCCAGCACGTGGTATCCGGAATGAGGGAAAGAGACAGGGCCACTTCATACTGCATGTGCCCGGACAGAGCAGTCGCGTATTGCCCTCTATCGGCTAGACAACACGTCCACCAGTTGCATGAGTCGCTGTTCAGGGCGCTGAAGCCCACGCTGTCCCCAAACACCGTGTCATGCTGAATCATGAATTCTCCCTCGATAGGAAACGGCCAAATGGGCCAGGCGCCGTCGTTGTTGTCTTCAAGGAAGGCCCAGAAGAGGTCATAGAACGGGAAAGCAGCTTTCTCTATTGTATCCGCGATGGCATCCACAGCGAAATAAACGCTATCGTCATCGTTTTTGACATAGAAGTAAACAGCGCCCGAGTTGCTGAGGGAGGGATTCTTATCGAAAATGTTACTCACGTCCCGGCACGTGGCATCAGTCCACTCTCCAGGAGCCATGAACCCGTCTATGCTAGGTGGATTGTACGTATACTGTGAAGCAATCTCCCAGGTCGTGTCGAAAACACAGGCAGTCAAGTCTAGGGTATCATTGACGGTCATCTGGTCGCCGGCGAGTTGAGTGTAGATAGTAACCTGGTAGCAGTTACCAACTCCGGCAGGCGTCCATCCGGCGAAATTAACCTGCCGTATACTGTCACTGACGAGATCTGTAATGGGTTGGGTGTCGGTGTAGATAGTACCCTGCCCTGAGTCAATCACACAGGTCACATCGAAGGTGACGGTGTCTGTGCCCAGGTTCCTCACTTTGGCCTGAGGAATCACAGGGGTGTTGGGTAGGGTCCAGCTCCACGGGCTAGTTATGGAGATTACTCCTACGTTCAGGTTATAAATGGCTGGGGGGCAGCCGAAGAACCCCATGATACTGTCTGCGAGATCAGTCTTCATACTCGGGGAGAGTGCGTCCTCTAAACCGCCGAATTCGAAGGAGATCCCTACGGTCTTGTAAGACCCTCCTCCATCGTCATAGGCGATCCCGTTGATATAGGAAGGGCTCTCGTTCTCAAACATGACGAAGGCAGTGCTCAAGCTGTCCGGGAGGATTCGATCCATATATTCGTTGTCTGCCGAAGGGGAATAGGTAAAAGTCATCCCTTCAGTGAAGGTCCCAGTCTGGCCTAGTACGATTCCCACATCAGCAATACCATCC is part of the candidate division TA06 bacterium genome and encodes:
- a CDS encoding T9SS type A sorting domain-containing protein, producing the protein MLPKWIIIFSVALAILAHSDSSFGRFLVWDADGNTNSGPIIRTALYGASYEGDYTTDINPFIDSLSDYCAIFICLGVHDSRFVLTPGPTVDSLVAYLNTGGKIYMEGGDTWAYDSTTTLHPYFKIIGDWDGIADVGIVLGQTGTFTEGMTFTYSPSADNEYMDRILPDSLSTAFVMFENESPSYINGIAYDDGGGSYKTVGISFEFGGLEDALSPSMKTDLADSIMGFFGCPPAIYNLNVGVISITSPWSWTLPNTPVIPQAKVRNLGTDTVTFDVTCVIDSGQGTIYTDTQPITDLVSDSIRQVNFAGWTPAGVGNCYQVTIYTQLAGDQMTVNDTLDLTACVFDTTWEIASQYTYNPPSIDGFMAPGEWTDATCRDVSNIFDKNPSLSNSGAVYFYVKNDDDSVYFAVDAIADTIEKAAFPFYDLFWAFLEDNNDGAWPIWPFPIEGEFMIQHDTVFGDSVGFSALNSDSCNWWTCCLADRGQYATALSGHMQYEVALSLSLIPDTTCWGYAGIQASPCDTIGLWLAVEDVRSDPPEYLWIGWWPANAGFPDTGQCVPGKMGSLILACPGDAFDAGVVSLDAPPDTVYPGSLYNVRATVRNMGTLVLDSIAAVCTIDTTGGNAYTGYGTVLDLGPGEDTLIMFIPWMVPPVSPDSFIMTVTITAAGDTLTGNNSLSKTLYNCETIGIEERLARSRLPKVFSLSQNRPNPFSLRTTITYALPRRSPVTMKVFDVAGNEVRTLMNDLLEPGFYGLSWDGKDRRSNPTASGIYFLRMEAGTFTYVQKMVILK